CACACTTGGGAGCACGTCTTTGAGAGGAATGGATTGACGCTGCAGAGCCGACCCGAGCAGGTCCCGCTGGATGCATGGATCATGCTGGCCCGACTGATGGAAACCGGGTGAAGCGGGGTGTCTGTCGGGGTACATGCCATTCACCTGAAGCGACGCGCACGTGAGCCGGGAGATACATGCTCTGAGGGGAACGTTCATCGTGAAAGGATTGCATTTGGTGCTGGAATCCTTGCCGTAGCTCCATCGATTTGATAGTCTGCACCTTCCCTTTTCACAGACAATCCCTAACCCCAATCGCAATCCATCATGAAAGTCCTATTGATCGGCGGAACTGGAACCATCAGCATGGCGATCACGCGCCAACTGCTCGCCCAAGACGTGCAGGTAACCCTGCTCAACCGTGGAAATCGCAATAACGGACTGAATGGTCCAAATTTGCGATATCTGCATGGAGACATTCACGACGAGCCGCAAATGAGGGACTTGCTCGCAGAGGAAACCTTTGACGTGGTTGCGGATTTCATTGCGTTCACGCCCGCTCACCTCGAACGGGACTTTCGCTTGTTCAGGGACAGATGTGGACAGTTTGTGTTCATCAGCTCGGCTTCTGCCTATCAGTCTCCACCAGTGGATTATCGTATCAATGAGGGAACTCCCCTGCAGAATCCTTTCTGGAAATACTCACGCGATAAAATTGCCTGTGAAGCGTACTTGTTGGAGCAGTATCGCGACCACGGATTTCCGGTAACACTCGTGCGACCCAGTCACACTTATGATGAGCGATCCATTCCGCTGGGGGTGCACGGAGCGCGTGGAAGCTGGCAGGTGGCCAAACGCATGCTGGAAGGTAAGCCTGTGATCATACACGGAGACGGAACTTCGCTCTGGACCCTCACTCACAATCGGGATTTTGCGACAGGATTCATTGGATTGCTCGGGAACATTCACGCGATCGGGGAAGCGGTACAGATCACCTCCGATGAAAGTCTGACCTGGAATCAGATTTATGGGTGTATCGCCCATGCGCTGGGGGTTGAGCTGCGCGCGGTGCATGTGTCTTCCCGTTTCCTTGCAGACTGCAGCGACTACGATTTTGAAGGAGGATTACTGGGGGATAAGGCCAACTCAGTGGTGTTTGACAATTCCAAGCTCAAGCGACTGGTGCCCGGGTTTCAGGCGACCACGCGATTTGACCAGGGGATTCGGGAAACAGTGCAACATATCCTCAATCATGCAGAACTCCAGGTGGAAGATCCGGAGTTTGACCAATGGTGTGATCGTGTGATTGCGGCGATGCAGCAGGCACTGAACGGGGTCAAAACTTCCTGACATTCTGTCACGAATAAGAAAGGAACGAAATCATGATATCCGTTAAGGGAAAATGGGCACTGATCACTGGAGCGAGTCGGGGAATTGGAACCCTTGTCGCGCGCTTCATGGCAGATCAGGGCTGTCATTTAATTCTTCACAGTCGCAAAGTAGAGCACTGTGAAGCACTGGCAAGGGAGCTTCGTGTGCTGGGAGTTGAAGTGGTAACGGTTGCGGGTGAATTGGGGGATCTCGCGGCGGTTCGCGCGATGCTCGAAGCAATTGATGCGCTGGAAGTTCCGGTGGACCTGCTGTTTAACAATGCGGCGGTGCAAATTGCGTATCGTCAGGATTTTTGGCAGACTCCGGCTGATGATTACGAGCAGAGTTTTCGCATCAACTGCATTGCTCCTGCGATGATGTGCTACCACTTCATGCTGGGTATGATTGCCAGAGGATTTGGACGCGTGATCAACACGACGAGCGGTATTCGCGATGAACCCGAGCAGGCTGGATATTCGGCTAGCAAGGCGGCACTCGACAAAATCACGAAGGATTTGGGGACCAAGGTTGAAGGCAGCAATGTGATCATCAGCTTGACGGATCCCGGTTGGTGTCGAACGGATCTCGGAGGTCCCCGGGCACCCAACGACCCGGCATCTGCACTTCCCGGAGTGATCGTGGGCGCCTTTGTCAACGATGGGCGCAGTGGGAGGATGTTCCATGCTCAGGATTTTGCGGAGCTTTCGCTGGCGGATGCGGTGAAAAAAGCGGAGAGCCTGGTTCGGCATGACTGATGGGGTCGGATGGAACCTGGGAAAGGGGAGATCAACTTGCGGTTGACCTGAACGGGATTCCGCATTGATTGCTGAGTGATCTGCAGCAGCTTTGCGGCGGCGCAGTGATTGGAATTACTCATGCTCCCAAACCTGATGATGTTGAAACCTCGATTCAGCGTATTCGTTGCACTGGTGCTTACATTCAGTGCAGTTCCACTGGCAAGTCTGGCTCAGTCAGAGGGGTTGCCCCAAGGCACAGGTTGGACGAGCAGCAGCTTTGATTCACCCGGGTCAACCCATGGAGAGGGGTTCAAGGTTTCGTTTCAAGTGGAGCTCAAAGGAAACGCAGCGGAGACGATGGACCGCATCACTCTCGAGGGAGAGACGCGAGTTCAGAATTCACGTTTGGATCTCTATTTCAAGCAGAAGGAACGTGAGTATCAGAGTTCCGGGTCTGTTTCGGGCATGGGAGCGATGACCGATGCGGCGCAGCGAACCCGTCCAGAGCGTCCGTCACGTGATGGCGGGCTTCCAGAGTCCGGCTTGGCGGAGCAGATGGGAAGTGACAGCTGGGGAGATAGTTGGGGCGAGCCGCAAGCCAGTCTATTGCAGGGGCATTTCAAACTGCTTCGACTGCAGCCCTTGGCGAGCACTGGTAATGTGACGGCGGAACTCTATATTGGGAAAGAAACCTTTTCCCCTCATTTGGAAGCACTTGAGGTGCGGCTCAATCCATTCAAAAAAACGGTCATGGAAGTGGTCATGTCGGGATTTACCAAGGTGGACCTGCGCAATGTCCGTGTGGTAGTGGATCTTGATGGTCCCGTGAAGCCCGAGTGGAAGGAGCAGGA
The DNA window shown above is from Puniceicoccaceae bacterium and carries:
- a CDS encoding SDR family oxidoreductase, which codes for MISVKGKWALITGASRGIGTLVARFMADQGCHLILHSRKVEHCEALARELRVLGVEVVTVAGELGDLAAVRAMLEAIDALEVPVDLLFNNAAVQIAYRQDFWQTPADDYEQSFRINCIAPAMMCYHFMLGMIARGFGRVINTTSGIRDEPEQAGYSASKAALDKITKDLGTKVEGSNVIISLTDPGWCRTDLGGPRAPNDPASALPGVIVGAFVNDGRSGRMFHAQDFAELSLADAVKKAESLVRHD
- a CDS encoding NAD-dependent epimerase/dehydratase family protein, with protein sequence MKVLLIGGTGTISMAITRQLLAQDVQVTLLNRGNRNNGLNGPNLRYLHGDIHDEPQMRDLLAEETFDVVADFIAFTPAHLERDFRLFRDRCGQFVFISSASAYQSPPVDYRINEGTPLQNPFWKYSRDKIACEAYLLEQYRDHGFPVTLVRPSHTYDERSIPLGVHGARGSWQVAKRMLEGKPVIIHGDGTSLWTLTHNRDFATGFIGLLGNIHAIGEAVQITSDESLTWNQIYGCIAHALGVELRAVHVSSRFLADCSDYDFEGGLLGDKANSVVFDNSKLKRLVPGFQATTRFDQGIRETVQHILNHAELQVEDPEFDQWCDRVIAAMQQALNGVKTS